A window from Candidatus Epulonipiscium sp. encodes these proteins:
- the dusB gene encoding tRNA dihydrouridine synthase DusB has translation MKIKNIIIQNPVFLAPMAGVTDLPFRLLCKEMGCGLVYTEMISAKGLLYNNENTKLLLAVDKKEHPVAVQLFGSDPNILAEMAKKVEESDVDIIDINMGCPAPKITKNDEGSALMKNPKEIGKIVKAVSMAVKKPVTIKIRKGFDENTITAIEVAKIAEENGASAIAVHGRTREQYYSGKADWDIIRQVKNTVTIPVIGNGDVFEPKDAKRLMDETQCDAVMIGRGAQGNPWIFKRISHYFKTGEILKEPTPEEKISMALRHGKMLIDFKGEFIGIREMRKHVSWYTKGLIKAGVLRNKINEVESYMELEKLLKEYIISS, from the coding sequence ATATAATTATTCAAAATCCGGTTTTTTTAGCACCTATGGCAGGAGTTACAGATTTACCCTTTAGACTCCTTTGTAAAGAGATGGGTTGTGGATTGGTATATACGGAGATGATTAGTGCTAAGGGACTCTTATATAATAATGAAAACACAAAACTTCTTCTTGCAGTAGACAAGAAAGAACATCCTGTGGCGGTCCAACTTTTTGGTTCAGATCCAAATATCTTAGCAGAAATGGCAAAAAAAGTAGAAGAAAGCGATGTAGATATCATAGATATAAATATGGGATGTCCTGCTCCAAAAATCACAAAAAATGACGAAGGCTCCGCCCTTATGAAGAATCCAAAGGAAATTGGAAAAATAGTTAAGGCAGTCTCCATGGCAGTTAAAAAACCAGTGACAATTAAAATAAGAAAAGGTTTTGATGAAAATACCATTACAGCTATAGAAGTTGCTAAGATAGCTGAGGAAAATGGTGCATCAGCCATAGCAGTCCATGGAAGAACTAGGGAACAGTATTACAGTGGAAAGGCTGATTGGGATATCATAAGACAGGTGAAAAATACAGTAACTATTCCTGTTATAGGCAATGGGGATGTATTTGAACCAAAGGATGCAAAAAGATTAATGGATGAGACCCAATGCGATGCTGTAATGATTGGAAGAGGGGCACAAGGGAATCCATGGATTTTTAAAAGGATAAGTCATTATTTTAAGACGGGGGAAATTTTAAAAGAGCCTACACCTGAAGAAAAAATAAGTATGGCCCTTCGTCATGGCAAGATGCTGATTGACTTTAAGGGGGAATTTATAGGTATAAGGGAAATGAGGAAGCATGTATCTTGGTATACGAAAGGATTAATAAAGGCAGGAGTTTTAAGAAACAAGATTAATGAGGTGGAAAGTTATATGGAATTAGAAAAACTATTAAAGGAATACATTATATCATCCTAA